A stretch of DNA from Telopea speciosissima isolate NSW1024214 ecotype Mountain lineage chromosome 5, Tspe_v1, whole genome shotgun sequence:
CCTAATAAGCCTTTCAATTCAGACTTCTTCTGTAGTGATCTGTAGCTTCTTCCTCCATTCAATTCGTCTCTTATCAGTGCAAAATGGTAACATAATAATCATTCATTTCAGTTTGTTTCATTCCATGCTTGCATCATATATATGATGAACTAATTTAATTCATGATCTATGAATTAACTTGAAAAAAATGGTTGGTGTTGCAGAGTAGAGGAGAGGTTGTTAGTAATTACGACAAGAAACCCATAAGGGTGGGACCTTGGGGAGGACAAGATGGAGTTAACTGGGACGATGGAGTTTACAGCAGTGTGCGGCAATTGGTGATAGCCCAAGCTGCGGGTATCGACTCTCTTCAGATTGAGTATGACCTTAAAGGCTCCTCTGTCTGGTCTGAAAAACATGGTGGCTCTGGTGGCATCAAAACTGatagggtatttttggtttttctcttttcccttcctttcttctataATTTCAACagcttctttttccttctttcttgcCTAGTAGTTTCTTATAatggattaagttttccttcacatgTGGAGAAATAAGAATTCCTTCCTATGTCATTGTTAACTCCCACACCCTATTGTCCAGAGTTGAAAACCCGCGtctttaattcaatcaaatggaTCGATGCCTTGCAGGGCTGAGCTAGGCTTGGGTTTGAGGCCTCGAGCCTAAccctttattattatatctCTTCACAATTACAATTTTAATTTACTATGACATGCAATTCAGGGTCAATCAAAGCCAACCCGGTTCAGCTTGTCCAATCAAGGTCAATTAGTGCTGGCCGGACTAGGGTAAATCTTGTCAGAGTTAGGCCTAGGTCGAGGATTTGTTAGGCCCTGGCAGCAGGGCCTGGCTGGGTTTGGGCTGACTTAAGACTCCTAGGGTTGGGCTGAGATTTTAACATGCCTAGCCCAGCTCacccgattgacacccctaagtaaaaagattctattttcaCTATAGATGAAGGAAAACTAGGTCCttcgtttttttctttttgggtaaaaaaaacTGGGTCCCTTGTTAAGCCTTTGTTTGATTAATGagtatcattttttttgcattgtCAGAGCCTGGTGGATTGATCTCCTCTCCTGGGAGCCTAGCACCCAAGGACTGCCGAGGGGGGCATCCTGCCATtgggttgtgctgcacacatcccgatgGCTGATTAGGCAGGGGTCGAAATGTATGCGGCACAGCCTAGCCCTAATTGGATGCCCCCTTGGTgtgctggagaggatccggactcggGTTTTTACAGCCCATAATTGTGATCACACAAGGAGAGcccttattttgatttttgacaaATCCAATTCTTGCAGGTAAAGCTTGATTACCCAAATGAGTTCCTCACTTCCATCCATGGTCACTATGGTAGTATCAACGAATGGGGTCCTATCTTTGTCCGATCATTAACAATAGAGAGCAACAAGAAAACATACGGACCATATGGTATTGAACAAGGAACCCAATTCTCATTCCCAATAACTGGTGGCAAGATCGTTGGTTTCCATGGCAAGGGTGGTTGGTATATTGACTCCATTGGAGTTTATCTAAAGCCTCTCTATAACCCAAATCCTTTCAAATCTTTGGTCTCTTCTCCTAACTTGATCACTGCGTCTGCAACTGAAAAGATCAGTAGCTACACCGTCGTCCAAGGAAGTATTGGCCAAGACTTCGATATAGTGCTTGCATTTAAACAGAAGAATGACAATGGCAATCTCCAACCAGCAAAGAAGAACGTCTCATCAAAgcgatcttcttcttcttctcattcttcctcatcttcttccagTGATGATGAATCACCAAAAAATAAGGTAATAAATCAGTATTACTACTTCTATATATCTTCTTGTTGATATTcaggtagaactcatccttaaaagctaacTAAAAAAATCTCGCATTAAACTATTTACATCCAATGTGAAATATTTGTTTTTGCGTGGAACTCtaacacttttaagaaaacaaTGCCCAAAATGACGATTTACAGAAGAAAAatgcaaagagaaagagaaacacacACTCACAAGAtaagatatacgtggttcactAATCTCGGAAGCAAAAATACAAACCCTCTCTACCATCTTTCAAAGAGATGACAAatatagaaaaaccctaaccccaaaaagtataaaattgcCCCTGTAAATCCACCCAGTTTGGACCTGAACCGAAATaggtcgaaatacatatcaaatcgaagctcTCGATGAGCTCTATAAGAGTCATTCCTATGGCACTAATgtatgaataattatcacctccaattcctctaataggggggagtggaccccaccttagGCAGTGTTTTCAGGCAGGAGATAGGGTGGGCATGTCcaccccatgtgaggaattggaggaattagagggggcagcgaattggaggggataacgattcgctAATGTATGCACTTTTAtgctttacccaaaaaaaagaagatgtaTGCACTTTTATGACCATTCTGGCTTGTTTTGAAGGCGAAACAGCCCGTCGAAGAATCATTACAATACTTTCTGGActgaaatcaggcttcaccaataacaaacacttttgtaattttctcaTCATTGGTCTTTTCAGGCGGTTGGGTATCCAATCTCTACCATCAACAAACCATCTTCATTCGCCGATGGCCCTATCCCGTATGGACCTTGGGGAGGAAGCGGAGGAACAATCTTCGATGACGGAACTTTTACCGGCATTCGCCAAGTTTATCTAACACGTAACGCAGGTATCACTTCCATTAGAGTTCTATATGATCGAAATGGACAAGCTATATGGGGAAGCAAGAATGGTGGTTCAGGAGGGATTAGAACTGATAAGGTGTGAATCTGAAGATCTTAAATCTATAGAGAGATACATACTCTGTTCAGTTCTACTTGTCATATGTGAAAAATTAACATTTTATCCTTCTTGTGCAGATAATCTTTGACTATCCCTACGAGGTGTTAACTCACATTAGTGGTTACTTTGGACCTGCAATGATAATGGGGCCTAATGTGATTAAATCACTAACATTTCACACTACAAAGAAGAAATATGGACCTTTTGGTGATGAACAAGGGACCTTCTTCTCCTCTAACTTGAAGGAAGGGATGGTTGTAGGGTTCCATGGAAGAAAGGGATGGTTCATAGATGGTATTGGGGTTCATGTACTGGAAGGGAAGTTATCACTGCCACAGCCTCCTCCTCCTACACTCTCATTAAACACGAGTAGCAACTCGGCAATTATCGAGTCGGCCGGTACTACTACCCGATGGCCCAACAATTTACTAGTAGAAAAACGGGCACCAAGAGAAGAGGTATATATTTTTATACATACATATTGTTGGTTTGTTCAGGTCTTTGATGCCTTTATACACTTGAAGAGCTATCTCCACTTAATGTCTTAAAATTTTGGTTTGAACCCTCGAACACATACAAAGTGTGTATAAACCATTTAAATAATTGTGTGTGATCTCCTGTTAGGTTTCCACCTATACGGTGGTTAAAGAACCGGCTCCATGTGGACCAGGTCCATGGGGTGGTGATGGAGGAAGACCATGGGATGATGGAGTGTTCCCTGGGATCAAGCAGGTCTTCTTGACGAAAGGGGAAGCAATTAGCTCTATACAGATTGAGTACGATCGAAACGGGCAAGCTGTTTGGTCTGTTAGACATGGAGGTAGCGCCGGAGACACCACATATAGGGTGGGTAACTGATGATAATCTTAATTAATTTAAGTTGTATTTGGTATGCAATATTTTAAGtcgattttttcattttcagatgataaaaattgttgtttttatcgtctaagaatgcaaaatcaacctagaatgcgttccaagaatgcataccaaacacggatctttatcccctcaatttgtctgcccctcaatttcctcaattccatctaatagggtggcagaaatgatcaccctaccctcTGCCGGAACACACTacccgaggtggggtccacctccctctattagagagaattgaggaaattgacaggcaggcaaattgaggcgataattttcctaccaaacacagccttagatTGTTGCAGTTGTTCTATGTAATTAGTTGACATTAATCTACCTTACTGACAATGtgttttccttcttcccttttagaTCAAATTCGAGTACCCTCATGAAGTGGTTACTTGCATAAGTGGCTTCTATGGTTCAATAGGAAGAGAGGAGCCCATGAAAGTGATAAGGTCTCTAACATTTCATACCACAAGAGGGAGTTACGGGCCATATGGAGAAGAGATTGGAACCTATTTCACATCAACCAAGACAGAAGGAAAGGTGGTGGGGTTCCATGGAAGGAGTGGCTTGTATTTGGATGCCATTGGTGTTCATATGCAGCACTGGTTAGGGGATGACAGAAGATCGGTCAGGTCCAGCCTTTTCAAAATGTTTAATTGATCAGCATTTGCCATAAACCCACCCTCTCCATCTAATAAGAAGAGATAATGATGCTAGCTAGCTTACTGCCTCTAATGAAACTTTGCACAATAAGGGAACAATACCACTACTACTATTATTACTATGTGTGTAAGCCTGTACTCTTGTACTGAAACCCTTTATGCTGACTATTTCTTCCTTATTGTATTTCTGGGTTACTATCCTTAATAAAACGGTTAATTTGGGTACCGGTGTAGTAGTTTGTTTACATTTGAAAAATATAAACCAAAACTCTGAAGTATGGGGAAGGTATTCGTACATCGGAGATTCTTCCATCAACTCCATCCAATGAGGGGTGCGAGGACTTTTATGTCATTTTAGGTTGGCATTTATACCAATCTAACTACATTTATTGTAGGCCATGCacaaaaacttttgccttaaacTATTAGGTGGAGTGGTTTCTCTAAGCATACGAAGGCAGCAAGAACCAAAATAAATTAATGAGcgcggatcatgtccttgtataAGTACCGTCCAAGGCCCTTTAGGACCAGTTACTTGGAAACCACTTTGGAATTGATTCCATGTGACTGGCCCTACAGGGCCTTGGGTGGTACATGTACAAGAGTTTGACTATAATATTGAGAATAGATTCACATCAACTAAATCGATGACCATGGATGACTTTATATACTAGTTGGGCCTCTCCACCAAACAATTTTAGTTTTTGAATAGgacattttaatttgtttttttttaaataaaaataaaaaaattggacaTTTTAATACAACAATATCGAATAAAGCACCAAATATATATCCAAATGATGTTCTCATTCTCAGTTAAGAATGCATGATGGGAATACACTGACGAGGGGCAATGAAACAGTCAAAACATGTCAttttcatgagagagagagagagagtgatagTGTACTTTTCGCAATGTGGcttagagaactttttcccataaaagaaaaaaaaaagtttcagatCAACGAGAGATGGACCAATAAATCGGCCTAGGTCTTGAGACTTTTGGGGGCATGGCTTGAGCTTTCGGTCTCATATTGCCTGTATTGGGCGATACATACCGATTTTGCAAGTGACTGATTCTAATACCGTATTAATGACACGGTACAGACaatgggtaaaatggtcaaaaaaatccatttttaaaggaaaatcaGGGCAAATTTGCCGATACAGCTGATTTGTGCCGCTACCGATTCGTGACCAATACCcgttccaataccgtgcactaaaatcaTGTTTGGGGGTACCAACTGCCAATGCGGTTAAACCCGGTCCGATTCTACGAGGATGTCTTATTCGTAAAACTAAACAGGTATAAAGGGTAACTGAGTTACGCCGTCAACAACACAGACAACGAGCGACAGAGCGAGATGGGATGGGAAGCATTGAGAAACGTGATTCGTCCTTTGGCTAGAGCTGTTGTAAAGCATAGTGCCGAACATTTCCCGGCGCCGTCGCCCTTGCCGGCATTAACAGAGTTACGTTGGTCTTTTGGTTCACTGCAGCAGCACACTCCATGGATTCCGTTGTCGAATGGTATTAATAGCTTAACAGAAACTCGATTTCCCAAGAGAAGACCCATCGACAAACCTCGAAGAAAAAGGGCCAGCTTAAAACCACCAGGTTTGTTTGTTTCTCCTTTAAAACCTAATAACCACACCCAAATCCTCAATTATCTTATTCGATCTCTATGTCTCTGATCATCTCTGGTGTTTGCACCGATCATTGAGAATTGAATTAATTGTTGAAGCAACGGTTTCTATTATTTTGTTCCTGGTCATTAATTGCACATCCTCTAAGTtgattgcttttttttttcaattgccTGTGTTTACTTGTACTTGCATATTGGGCTTCTTTCTTGAAGCTATTTTTACTTAATTCATGACACCTGCACATCTATTTATAGTATTAAAAGAGCCATTCATTGAAATACCTCATTTGTATTCAAAGCTCTTTGCGATTAACGTACTCTCCTCTGTACTGCTAATCATGGCATATTGAAAGAATGCAGGTCCATATGCTTGGGTTCAGTACACACCGGGCGAACCAATAGCTGCAAACAACCCTAATGAAGGAAGTGTtaagggaaggaaggagaagaagcgcATGAGGCAGCGGAGGGCATTTATACTGGTATATCCATCTTGATGTCTTTGCAGCTTACATTTTGGTGTTTAGTGGAGTGTTATTTATTTTCACTAATGTTTTAAGTGCTCTCTCTtctttatcattattattattatttttttccttttccctagAACTTAGTTTGGTCTGTGTTAAGTTatttatgagttatgaccaTGTGTTTTGCCAATCAAGCTAGATTATGCTTGCTGTTGGTTCATTTGTTATGTAAAGATGTTTAATTCACCCAATCCCATTGCGGAAAATTCCCCACTGCTGCCTCCCGTAGGAGTCTGGGCCGTGTCTCAGTCCCAGTATGGCTGATCATCCTCTCGGACCAGCTACTGATCATCGCCTTGGGAAGTTCTTTTGCTCTTGCTAATTTTTTGACATTTATTATTCCCTTTGCTCTTTCCATGGAGTAGTTAAATTTGTTCTTATGATGTAACAAAACTTTGTTGTTTGAAAGGTTCTGAATAATTAGTGTACCGATATAAAACATAAATATTCAACGTTTAATAATACTTGCTAGGTTGCTATGTTATCTTTGAGTTTTTGGTCAGTTACTTCAAATATTTGGTTGTGTCAGTTGTAACCTTTTCtgcccaccccaccccccaaaccccacaaagaaaaaaagaaagaaagaaaaggtgtCCACCAAACACTACAGTTGTGCTTGTTATGCATTTTTTGGAATAAATTTTGGTATTCTAAAGCGGAAAAATAGATAAGAATCGGGTTTCAGAGTGTGTTCTAGACCTAGAATCTATTTCAAGagtgcataccaaacactgcttacaaccctcccccctctctctctctctctctctctctgacacaGAGTGTCAGTTTGGACAATGGAAAATGCATTGAAAGATTCACGTTGATATATTTATAGATACCTTATGTAGAGTAACTTTCAATAGAAACATAAATGAAGAATAGAGAATAATATGGACTATGTACTTGaaattacaaccatgaaataaaatacaCACAGGTGCTCTTCATGGGTCAATAAGTCTTAAaatatagtattttttttttattcatgtgTGGTCACCGAATCATTTTATATTCTCTCCATCCATTTGTGCAGTAAAGGAAGGCTACATAATGAATACCTAAATATACATAAAGCAGGTTCCTGAATCATGACTAGTTGACCGAGGACTAGTTACTAGTTAATCGAGTAGTTAATACCTACCGACTGGTATGGTTTGTATATGAATCATGCATTTGTGAACTTGTCAACAAGTAATCAACACCATTACTAATTTGTTTACCCCCTATTTGAGTTTTTCTGCTCCTCCCTTTAGGCTTTTATATTAATGAATAAAACAACATTCTTGTGTATATAGTATAAACTATTTGCCCACTCTATTAAAGTTGGGGTTTTTTACTTGTTATGTTGAATATCtggcttttccttttcttgttatcgttcatgttctttttttttttaaggtttttcaGTGCACAACTTGAATTTCAAGGTTCTAGTTGTTTTCTGGTTTGATTAAACGAACTCCTACTGTAGGGTTAAATAGATGATGTGAATGGCCCTAGGGCTTAAGATCAGAAATTGAATGTGGTTTCAAACTGCTGTCCATAAATGGTGATTCTAACCAGAAATAGACAAATAGTTGTAGTTTCAGAAGAAATAATCTGGATATGGCAGTACCATTAATAACTAAAGAATAATTACATTTACACTAGCAATCATACCAGGATTAATTAGACAACTAAGTATTGATTTATTTTGCCACAGATTTGGGTCTAATAAAGACCATAACTCAGAATTCATAAACAATGTTAACAGCAGTGGAATAGCATAAATCTCAGGACAACAGTAGCTAAAAGCTATGATTTTcccagaagaagaaaacaagcaAACCTCTATTAGGCTCTGTTATCGAATAACATAATCAACTGATTCTATGCCATCGTGTGCGTTGACCTCTATTTGACTAATTATGTGGCTGACCTTCCccgcaaaaaaaaatttgggaaagaaaaatcaattctAACTCATAGTTTGATGACAGAATACAAGCAAAAACTCTCTCTTATTAATGCTAGAGTGCCTTGGACTTTGATCAACTTACTGAAAAGCAAAGCTCGGAGCTATGCTTTTGTTTCCCTAATCTAAttacacttataataaaattaaaattgcaaAAGAACTCAAATATTGAAGAAAAACCATATGACACATTTGTAGGAGGATATATAGTGGAAAAGTTGACAGATAAGTTACTATTGTCACTCCTCACAACCATGCTTGAGATTTTCACCTCATATGGTTTTTCATTCAATTCTTTCAAAGTTATTGGATCCTTTTCCTAGGTCGAGaatctcctctcttcttccactCTGTTCTGAAGAGTAACTAGGACCAATTCAGTCGCATTTTCATGTTCCAATCGAACACTTTCCATTTTTGTTTCCCTAGTCTATTTACAATTAcaataaagtaaaaaagaaaatttgcaaAAGCAACCGAAGTATCGAAGATAACCTTATGACACATTTTTAGAAGGATTTTGGCCTTCTAAAGGAGTTGCTTTTGAACTGCAACAAGTACAGTGCTTGCAGTTTGTGTGGGATGCCAAGGTATAGCACTTAATCAGATTCTGGAACTTGGGTCTGGATTTTTAGAACATGTGCTACTAGGAATGTGAGAATTGCCATGTTCGAACTCTTTCTTTCTTAGCTGCTAGTTTGGTATGGTGTGAGCATGTCACATTGTTTGTTAATTGATGCATTGCATATGTGCAACTAATAATGTGCTCTCTAAAACAATGAGTGGTTTAcagttcttgttcttgtttttattaaaaaaattgttagGTTTACAGAAAGGGCTTGAGATGGAGCTTTAGGTGGCAAAGAATCTTTGAGATCCCTTTATCTGTAGGTAGGCTTCTTATAGGCTAGTAAAGAACTGGATACTTTTTTAGGCTTAGAAACTAAATCAACCTATCTTTTTAATTTGGTTAGTTTATTGCATTTGAAGTTTTCCTACTTTGCAGCTCTCTTTTGCATGTAGGGCTCCTCTAATAGATGTTCAAAGAGTTTGAGGCATCTACCCTGTAATGTTGTCCAGTATATTATTCACAACTCTTTGCTCAATCCAAATCCAGAGTTCCTATTAGCTCTTCTGATGTCCCCGCAATAATTTCTCGGTTTTCAAAGGAGTTGCCCATGAATCTTGAAGTCCCGAAGTATGCCTTCACCTTGTAAAATATGCTTTGTTCAAAGATTTGGATATCGTGAGTCAAATTGTAATTACTACAAGTAATATATGAGTAGTCCATCTCAACTCTGTATGctctcaacccccccccccccaccccttcttTCCCCTGGGTGGTTGGGTGGGTGGAAGGAAAGGCACTCCATGATTTGCCTGGTCTTATCCAACTCAACTCTCTATGTTTTGCGGTGCTTggttattaataaaattaaatgtAGGAGAAGGGTTTTCTACAAGGGCAGTAGGAATCTGCACACTACATCAATGAGGGGCTGGAGAATGGTATGATTTATATGCGGGGTTCACATGATCAGAATAGGTGCGAGTGTGTCAGTGTGGGCCCACTGTTTATTAGGTGAGAAGGGTATAAAAGAATCTGTACAAGGGGTGGCGCAtgcttctttctcccttaaatgTATTCCTCCTATATGCTCGCTTCCTATTCTTGAGTCGCTTTCCTTTATTcgcactttttttttgggtaacattCCTTTATTCTCACTTGAAACTTCGCTTTTGTATATGAACAgtcagaaagaaagaaacgaaAAGTTCAATTGCAAGAAgctaataagaagaaaaaaatcaagagGGTAGAGCGTAAGATGGCCGCGGTGGCAAGGGAAAGAGCATGGGCTCAAAGACTAGCAGAGCTGCAGCAgctagaggaagagaagaagagatccaTGGCTTGAAAGGAAACAGGTTGGGACATAATATGCTTGCTATTCATCTTCTTCGAATTAATTAAGCTTTTTGAACCCATAAAACTGCATTTTCTTTCTGAAgcttgggcttgggatttttatgTATCTTTTCCCTTCCATTTGGCTTCTTTTtccatccttttttttgttttttttttttttgggggggggggtggttgttGTATTCTTTCGTTTTTTGCAACGTCAACAGGTTTTGACCAAACCTTGGCCAATTATATGATGCAATTCCTGTGACACTTCCACAGAATGATTTTACTTAAATTCGAAATTAACGTTTTGACTTATTGAATGGATTCAACTGTCTTCCCTAGTTAATGTGGGTACTACGGCAACTTGGTATTTTTGGAATGCAACCTCATATATACAAtacctagagagagagagagaggggtggtGATGAAGATCACATGTGTTAGTTTTTAACACTTGGGGGCACCTACAACTGATTGCCTCTGACCATCTTGTGGTGATGCTTGCTATTGTAGGGGTAGCCCTAGCAGTTAGATTGGCCCTTACTTCGGCCAGATGGGCTGAAATGACTTACGTGACAGTTATGTCTGATTGCCAAGTTCTTGCAAGGCGCCTTTCCTCCCTTGTTGCCGCCACTGGAAATTGTCACCATTATCAAAAACATCTTCTTGTTGAAGACTACCTTCTATTTTTGCTGTTttatacatgtaaatggatctgCCAATGGCATTGCTCACTCTATTTCAAAATAGGCTGTATGTTTCCCTAGGCAGGGATATTGGGTCTCTTCTTTATCTGAAGACCTCCTTATTGTTCAGCAGTTTTTCCCTTCAATGGCTTCAATAAAGGAGAGGGtgcagagaaagagaaggggggggggggggggaagaataGAGTTATGCGAGACCCTTCTGACCATCTGATTCAAGCGTTTGTTATTCAGGTTAGTCAGAGAATGCTCGGGTAGTCAGCAGTGTAGGGTCAGTGCTGTAGACACCCGACGGGGTGACCTCAGGATTTGCTAAAtgtctttctattttttgattGATAGAAGTAAATGTCTATCTTGTGGGATAACTGAGCCAACAGGGCGACAATTTCATGGAAGTAACGACCAGCCAGGAATTTTTTCCGATTATTTTTTCAGTTGTAACACTTTGTGAGGTCTAGGACTCTAGGGTAGGAGTTTCTTTGTTGATTCTGTTGTAATTTGTAAACTAGTTGTGGTTTTGCCATCCTTTGTATTGTAGTCATAAGAGTCATAATGCTGGGTAGGTCAAGTTTTGCGTGGCCTTTGCAAAACCCTGACTTAATGTGCTTTTTTTTCATGATCTAAGTTTCTTGTGACTTCACTTCAGAAAAATGGGACTGCTTGCCCTCTGCGATTTCCCCACTTCCTTTTCAATGGTTTTACCATATTCTAACCACTATGCTTAGTAGTTCCACCTCcatgttcctcttcttccttgcgCCAAATCATTGTTACGAAGAGAAATATTAAGTACATGCCAAGCAATAATAATTTCCCAGATTCTGACTTTCCACAAGACCCGAATCTGCATGACACCAAGGTTATAGTATCCATCTGTGATCAGAGCTAGAACAAAATATAAGATCCATACACATTTTAACTGGTGGCTTAGAGTTGATCTCCAATATTATAACCACAAAAACAGGGAAAGCAAGCGGGTTGAtgccatatatttatatatttttttcaactTTTATCAACAATATTACCAA
This window harbors:
- the LOC122661900 gene encoding jacalin-related lectin 3 — protein: MSRGEVVSNYDKKPIRVGPWGGQDGVNWDDGVYSSVRQLVIAQAAGIDSLQIEYDLKGSSVWSEKHGGSGGIKTDRVKLDYPNEFLTSIHGHYGSINEWGPIFVRSLTIESNKKTYGPYGIEQGTQFSFPITGGKIVGFHGKGGWYIDSIGVYLKPLYNPNPFKSLVSSPNLITASATEKISSYTVVQGSIGQDFDIVLAFKQKNDNGNLQPAKKNVSSKRSSSSSHSSSSSSSDDESPKNKVINQSSSFADGPIPYGPWGGSGGTIFDDGTFTGIRQVYLTRNAGITSIRVLYDRNGQAIWGSKNGGSGGIRTDKIIFDYPYEVLTHISGYFGPAMIMGPNVIKSLTFHTTKKKYGPFGDEQGTFFSSNLKEGMVVGFHGRKGWFIDGIGVHVLEGKLSLPQPPPPTLSLNTSSNSAIIESAGTTTRWPNNLLVEKRAPREEVSTYTVVKEPAPCGPGPWGGDGGRPWDDGVFPGIKQVFLTKGEAISSIQIEYDRNGQAVWSVRHGGSAGDTTYRIKFEYPHEVVTCISGFYGSIGREEPMKVIRSLTFHTTRGSYGPYGEEIGTYFTSTKTEGKVVGFHGRSGLYLDAIGVHMQHWLGDDRRSVRSSLFKMFN
- the LOC122661981 gene encoding uncharacterized protein LOC122661981, translated to MGWEALRNVIRPLARAVVKHSAEHFPAPSPLPALTELRWSFGSLQQHTPWIPLSNGINSLTETRFPKRRPIDKPRRKRASLKPPGPYAWVQYTPGEPIAANNPNEGSVKGRKEKKRMRQRRAFILSERKKRKVQLQEANKKKKIKRVERKMAAVARERAWAQRLAELQQLEEEKKRSMA